One stretch of Skermanella mucosa DNA includes these proteins:
- a CDS encoding helix-turn-helix domain-containing protein, which produces MRRTPGDAKILAGRTGRARFDDAQSMMDRVLRDWTQECFQISPGPGSGQHLFVETEGLRLDASHWSTGVLIRGEGAPESVCIGLVDGDPAPVRFRGRPVAPARIPLVQSAVEFEFASVMPTAALVLTIDRTVFQRHANAMWGRELAPGAAYMLALSGIDQGLVLVQRLKAMLAVLHEQSCYLASPRIAALATDKILSELLASAVMDPQRVVLPHRHHLARDAAAYLRAVTDQPVSIRRLCELLDVNWRTLDQGFLELYGVTPKAYMRVARLHHVRRALSAADPADRTVTDIAVSWGFFQLGRFAVEYRRLFGEKPSDTLWKRKTGSRDADGSGRSNDVPIPHSRQSRRLDMIVSKRRSADDADTTEGTT; this is translated from the coding sequence ATGCGAAGAACGCCCGGTGATGCGAAGATCCTTGCCGGCCGGACGGGCCGGGCACGGTTCGACGACGCGCAGTCGATGATGGACAGGGTGCTGCGCGATTGGACGCAGGAATGCTTCCAGATCTCGCCCGGCCCCGGAAGCGGGCAGCACCTCTTCGTGGAGACCGAAGGGCTGAGGCTGGACGCGAGCCACTGGTCGACGGGAGTGCTGATCCGGGGAGAGGGAGCCCCGGAAAGCGTCTGTATCGGCTTGGTCGACGGCGATCCCGCCCCGGTCCGGTTCCGCGGACGTCCGGTGGCGCCCGCCCGCATTCCGCTGGTCCAGTCCGCGGTGGAGTTCGAGTTCGCCTCGGTGATGCCGACGGCGGCCCTGGTGCTGACTATCGATCGGACGGTCTTTCAGCGCCACGCGAACGCCATGTGGGGACGGGAGCTGGCACCCGGCGCGGCCTACATGCTGGCCCTGTCCGGCATCGATCAGGGCCTCGTCCTCGTGCAGCGGCTGAAGGCCATGCTCGCGGTCCTGCATGAGCAGTCGTGTTACCTCGCGTCACCGCGGATCGCGGCCCTGGCGACCGACAAGATCCTGTCGGAACTGCTGGCTTCGGCTGTGATGGATCCGCAGCGCGTCGTCCTTCCGCACCGCCATCACCTGGCCCGGGACGCGGCGGCCTACTTGCGGGCCGTGACGGACCAGCCGGTGAGCATCAGGCGACTGTGCGAGCTGCTGGACGTCAACTGGCGAACCCTCGACCAGGGCTTCCTGGAACTGTACGGCGTGACGCCGAAGGCCTACATGCGCGTCGCGCGGCTGCACCATGTCAGGCGCGCCCTGTCCGCCGCCGATCCGGCCGACCGCACCGTGACCGACATAGCCGTATCCTGGGGATTCTTCCAGCTCGGCCGCTTCGCCGTCGAGTACCGCAGGCTGTTCGGAGAGAAACCCAGCGATACCTTGTGGAAACGGAAGACCGGAAGCCGGGATGCCGACGGCTCCGGCCGGTCGAACGACGTGCCAATTCCGCACAGCCGGCAGAGTCGGCGCCTGGATATGATTGTTTCCAAACGAAGATCGGCCGACGACGCCGATACGACGGAGGGAACGACGTGA